Proteins encoded by one window of Synechococcus sp. WH 7805:
- a CDS encoding transglycosylase domain-containing protein, with translation MNAMATPNSEDQGTARLTIHQHDFPDHNLHLHGEGYRIGRDHDLEICIEHPAVSRQHAMLQRRNRRWRLQDLDSTNGLWWKGRRVRDIELKDGDRISLAPSSEAGAPTLLFENPADRAVQRFRRWLGIGLLLALGGSGTLLLLAGLDVPVRGRLATVRGPVAIYDGNNKPLDSVDSSRHRELPSLSDFSPFLINALLSSEDNRFWWHPGVDPIGTVRAFATNLSGGKVLEGGSSLTQQLARSLYPDLVGEGDTLGRKWRELLVALQLESRFSKGELLLSYLNRVYLGVGWGFDDAARTFFNKSAGSLTVEEAALLVGLLPSPNGHDPCQFPQRALEARNRVLNKMADAGRLSLDEARAARRQPIKLAQTACSSKATRRSAPFYTDQVRRDLTALVGPEVAAEGNFLIETHLDPVLQSVIERRLRNLISNAGGLGVSEGAAVVIDSRSGGVLAIAGGRDYRFSQFNRASMAMRQPGSTFKLMTYLAALDRGIKPGESIDCSAMEWGGQRFESPCKGRLTLTNAFASSSNTAALRLAKRVGLEQVVRQARALGITTPLDPVPGLALGQSEVRLIELTSAYAAVVNKGLWKPPTTIRRLLDAETCRQDNQLGCTSLSGATGNSVNAGRQAIRPEVAKQMQAMLRAVVRNGTGTGASLGGQEGGKTGTTNDGRDLLFIGYEPSLHWVLGIWLGNDDNSPSTSSSALAASLWGEIIRSAGRGGLNTR, from the coding sequence ATGAACGCCATGGCAACGCCTAATTCAGAGGATCAGGGCACGGCCCGACTGACCATTCATCAGCACGACTTCCCCGATCACAACCTTCATTTGCATGGAGAGGGGTACCGAATCGGTCGCGATCATGACTTGGAAATCTGCATCGAGCATCCCGCCGTGAGCAGGCAGCACGCGATGCTGCAGCGCCGCAATCGGCGGTGGCGGCTCCAGGATCTGGACTCAACCAATGGGCTCTGGTGGAAGGGTCGCAGGGTCAGGGACATTGAGCTGAAAGACGGCGACCGAATCAGCCTGGCTCCTTCTAGTGAAGCCGGAGCACCAACCCTCCTGTTTGAAAACCCAGCCGATCGTGCTGTGCAGCGGTTCCGACGCTGGCTCGGCATCGGACTTCTACTGGCCCTCGGAGGATCAGGCACCCTGCTGCTTCTGGCTGGCCTGGATGTTCCCGTTCGGGGACGACTGGCCACTGTGCGCGGACCGGTGGCCATCTACGACGGCAACAACAAACCTCTTGATTCCGTTGATTCCAGTCGCCACCGCGAACTTCCCTCTCTGTCGGATTTTTCACCATTTCTGATCAATGCTCTGCTCAGCAGTGAAGACAACCGTTTCTGGTGGCACCCAGGAGTTGATCCGATTGGAACGGTGCGGGCCTTCGCCACAAACCTGAGTGGTGGCAAGGTTCTGGAAGGTGGAAGCAGTCTCACCCAGCAACTGGCCAGAAGCCTTTACCCGGATCTGGTCGGGGAGGGGGACACTCTGGGCCGGAAATGGAGAGAACTGCTCGTCGCCCTGCAGCTGGAAAGTCGCTTCAGCAAAGGTGAACTTCTTCTGAGCTACCTCAACAGGGTTTATCTCGGCGTGGGATGGGGCTTCGACGATGCAGCCCGAACTTTTTTCAACAAATCAGCCGGATCGCTCACGGTGGAGGAAGCGGCGCTGTTGGTGGGCCTGTTGCCATCGCCCAACGGCCATGACCCCTGTCAGTTTCCGCAGCGAGCCCTCGAAGCCCGCAACAGGGTTCTCAACAAAATGGCCGACGCCGGCCGTCTCTCCTTGGATGAAGCACGCGCTGCGCGGCGTCAGCCCATCAAGCTGGCTCAAACGGCCTGCAGCAGCAAAGCCACGCGTCGATCCGCTCCCTTTTACACCGACCAGGTTCGAAGAGACCTGACGGCTTTGGTAGGCCCCGAGGTGGCAGCGGAAGGCAATTTTCTGATCGAAACCCACCTTGATCCGGTTCTTCAGAGCGTGATTGAGCGGCGCCTTCGCAACTTGATCAGCAATGCCGGCGGACTTGGTGTCAGTGAGGGTGCTGCGGTCGTGATCGATAGTCGCAGTGGTGGAGTTCTGGCAATTGCGGGTGGACGCGACTACCGATTCAGTCAGTTCAACCGTGCCTCCATGGCGATGCGACAGCCAGGAAGCACCTTCAAGCTCATGACGTACCTCGCTGCTCTGGACCGAGGAATCAAGCCCGGTGAGAGCATCGACTGCAGCGCTATGGAATGGGGGGGACAGCGGTTTGAAAGTCCTTGCAAAGGGCGTCTGACGCTCACCAATGCTTTTGCGTCGAGCAGCAACACCGCTGCTCTACGACTGGCCAAGCGTGTGGGACTCGAGCAAGTGGTCCGTCAGGCTCGTGCCTTGGGAATCACAACCCCTTTGGACCCTGTTCCCGGTCTAGCTCTCGGGCAAAGCGAGGTGCGCTTAATCGAGCTCACGAGCGCCTATGCCGCCGTGGTCAACAAAGGGCTGTGGAAACCACCCACCACCATCCGACGTCTCTTGGATGCTGAAACCTGCCGACAGGACAATCAGCTGGGATGCACCAGTCTCAGTGGCGCAACAGGGAACAGCGTCAATGCCGGCCGTCAGGCCATCCGTCCAGAGGTTGCCAAACAGATGCAGGCCATGTTGAGAGCGGTGGTGAGAAACGGCACAGGAACAGGAGCGTCTCTTGGAGGTCAGGAAGGAGGAAAAACCGGAACCACCAATGACGGGCGCGATCTTTTGTTCATCGGCTACGAACCAAGTCTTCACTGGGTGCTGGGTATCTGGCTAGGAAACGACGACAACAGCCCATCGACCAGCTCAAGTGCTCTTGCGGCCTCGCTCTGGGGCGAGATCATCCGATCGGCAGGACGCGGCGGGCTCAATACGCGATAA
- a CDS encoding pitrilysin family protein: MNGITELVIDPVATTGVLSAKLWIRRGSGADPLGQRGGHQLLGSVLSRGCGPLDHVQLADLVEGCGAGLRCDTHEDGILVSLKCTQTDAERLLPILGWMLQQPHLNPAQIALEKELSLQALQRQQEDPFQRAFDGWRQLAYGQGPYGHDPLGVPGDLENLHHDHLIALADRLNDGGSVLALSGTLPEGIQTILESYEESGRREKTSHSPDWTADPGQPDSSLTLNPVETEQVVMMLGQATLPHGHPDDLALRVLHAHLGSGMSSLLFRRLREDHGVAYDVGVHHPARQHSAPFVMHASTGVERAQLSLELLMKSWEELLDTVIAKRDLDLAMAKFRGQLAHASQTTGQRAERRAQLRGLGLPDDHDRRCLDQLDNLTGVDLRTAARQHLKKPTLSLCGPSSTLNRLESVWRNGPFPST, from the coding sequence ATGAACGGAATCACTGAGTTGGTCATTGACCCGGTCGCAACGACCGGCGTCTTATCCGCAAAGCTCTGGATCCGACGGGGAAGTGGTGCAGATCCTCTCGGACAGCGGGGTGGCCATCAACTCCTCGGCTCCGTTCTCAGTCGCGGCTGTGGACCGCTGGACCATGTCCAGCTGGCGGATTTGGTGGAGGGCTGCGGAGCAGGGCTTCGTTGCGATACCCATGAAGATGGAATTCTGGTGAGCCTCAAATGCACGCAAACCGACGCCGAAAGGCTTCTGCCGATTCTTGGATGGATGCTGCAGCAGCCGCATCTGAACCCAGCTCAGATTGCGCTGGAAAAGGAACTCAGCCTTCAGGCTCTCCAACGGCAGCAGGAAGATCCGTTCCAACGCGCTTTTGATGGCTGGCGACAACTTGCCTATGGCCAGGGTCCCTATGGACACGATCCTCTCGGGGTCCCGGGGGATTTAGAGAACCTTCATCACGATCACCTCATCGCCCTTGCGGACAGACTCAATGACGGTGGATCTGTTCTAGCCCTGTCCGGAACGCTTCCTGAGGGAATTCAGACGATTCTGGAGAGCTACGAAGAATCAGGCAGGCGAGAGAAGACCTCACACTCACCAGACTGGACAGCCGATCCAGGACAACCAGACAGTTCGTTGACACTGAACCCAGTGGAGACGGAACAGGTTGTGATGATGCTCGGTCAAGCCACCTTGCCCCACGGCCATCCGGATGATCTGGCGTTGAGAGTGCTGCACGCACACCTGGGATCGGGGATGTCGAGCCTTCTGTTCAGACGTCTCCGGGAAGACCATGGTGTTGCTTACGACGTGGGAGTTCACCATCCAGCCAGACAGCATTCGGCTCCTTTCGTGATGCACGCCTCCACAGGCGTGGAACGCGCGCAACTGAGCCTCGAACTGTTGATGAAGAGCTGGGAAGAGCTTCTGGACACCGTGATTGCGAAGAGGGACCTGGATTTGGCAATGGCCAAATTCCGAGGACAGCTCGCTCACGCCTCCCAGACCACGGGCCAGCGGGCGGAGCGTCGTGCCCAGCTCCGCGGGCTAGGGCTACCGGATGATCACGATCGCCGCTGTCTCGATCAACTCGACAACCTCACAGGTGTCGATCTCAGAACGGCAGCCCGCCAGCACCTGAAGAAGCCGACGCTCAGTCTTTGTGGGCCCAGTTCAACTCTGAACAGACTCGAATCCGTTTGGAGAAATGGACCATTTCCGTCAACTTGA
- a CDS encoding biotin transporter BioY: MRAIATWSGAVAGLFLILVGSLIQAALVIPLPELPPPVLSLPSTWQVPALLICSLVAGPRAGVIASVAYLTIGLVDLPVFHGGGGFAYVLTPGFGYLAGFVPAAWLTGRLSQQSGMNDITRLTLAAMTGLLIIQVCGLLNLIIGAEFERWQAPLAELLFSYSLGPLAAQLALCCAAGLLARGIRSLLWVE; this comes from the coding sequence GTGAGGGCTATAGCCACGTGGAGCGGCGCTGTCGCCGGACTGTTCCTGATTCTTGTGGGGAGCCTCATTCAGGCTGCCCTGGTGATTCCATTGCCTGAACTCCCGCCACCGGTGTTGTCTCTGCCCAGTACCTGGCAGGTTCCGGCACTGCTCATCTGCTCCCTGGTGGCAGGACCTCGAGCCGGTGTGATCGCTTCGGTTGCTTACCTGACCATCGGTCTGGTCGATCTCCCTGTGTTTCACGGTGGCGGGGGCTTTGCTTACGTGCTCACACCGGGGTTCGGATACCTAGCGGGATTTGTTCCCGCAGCATGGCTGACAGGACGGTTGTCCCAGCAGAGCGGCATGAATGACATCACCCGACTCACGTTGGCCGCCATGACGGGTCTGCTGATCATCCAAGTGTGCGGTCTGCTCAATCTCATCATCGGTGCTGAGTTCGAACGATGGCAGGCCCCCCTTGCCGAACTCTTGTTCAGTTACAGCCTGGGACCTCTGGCCGCTCAACTCGCTCTTTGCTGCGCGGCGGGTCTTCTGGCCCGTGGGATCCGGAGTCTCCTGTGGGTGGAATGA
- the lspA gene encoding signal peptidase II: protein MKRSHRSLGRGSLLLISALMVILDQWSKYWAHSALILGRPVSFIPGFLQLRLVQNSGAAFSLFTDSTLWLGVLSLLVTLGVTGWIWSQPKRGLWMGLALAFLLGGTLGNGIDRWRLGYVTDFLELIPINFPIFNWADVVINLAVICFAIDAFHERHGNA, encoded by the coding sequence ATGAAACGCAGCCACCGTTCTTTAGGGCGCGGATCACTGCTCCTCATCAGCGCCTTGATGGTGATTCTTGACCAGTGGAGCAAGTACTGGGCTCATTCCGCCTTGATCCTTGGCAGGCCGGTGTCGTTCATTCCCGGATTTCTGCAGCTGCGTCTCGTGCAGAACAGTGGAGCCGCTTTCAGTTTGTTCACCGATTCCACGCTCTGGCTTGGTGTGCTCAGCTTGCTGGTGACGCTTGGAGTCACAGGCTGGATCTGGAGTCAGCCCAAACGTGGTCTTTGGATGGGACTGGCTCTCGCTTTTCTGCTCGGGGGAACCCTCGGCAATGGTATTGATCGCTGGCGATTGGGTTATGTCACCGATTTTCTTGAACTGATTCCGATCAACTTCCCCATTTTCAACTGGGCTGATGTCGTTATCAATCTCGCCGTCATCTGCTTCGCCATCGACGCCTTCCATGAACGCCATGGCAACGCCTAA
- a CDS encoding glycosyltransferase family 2 protein — protein MFISVVIPTYNRRSILEKCLLALEGQTPSGEIENYEVVVVDDGSTDGTPDWLRASSSRFPSMRLIEQSHGGPAEGRNRGVSHARGDVIVFIDSDLVVTPTFLASHAKALSAQWRRSGHRLCFTYGAVINTANFENPTQERHKLRDLSWAYFATGNVAIDRSVLEQSGLFDTGFRLYGWEDLELGERLRQMGVELVRCPEAVGYHWHPAFRLEQIPDLIRVEKERARMGLVFYRKHPSRRVRMIIQFTWMHRVLWSVLTLGGLVNERSLKPLLSWLIHRGQPSLALELLRLPLNRLGVEALYSEARANGLH, from the coding sequence ATGTTCATCAGCGTTGTCATTCCCACCTACAACCGACGCTCGATCCTGGAAAAGTGCCTGCTTGCACTGGAAGGGCAGACTCCAAGTGGGGAGATTGAAAATTATGAGGTGGTCGTTGTCGACGACGGCTCCACCGATGGAACGCCGGACTGGTTGAGAGCCTCAAGCAGTCGTTTCCCCAGCATGCGTCTGATCGAACAGAGCCACGGTGGACCCGCTGAAGGTCGGAACCGCGGCGTCAGTCACGCTCGGGGTGACGTCATTGTCTTCATCGACAGTGATCTGGTGGTTACACCAACGTTTCTGGCCAGTCATGCCAAAGCGCTCTCTGCTCAGTGGCGTCGAAGCGGACATCGTTTGTGCTTCACCTACGGCGCTGTGATCAATACTGCGAATTTTGAGAATCCAACGCAGGAGCGGCACAAGCTTCGAGATCTCTCCTGGGCTTATTTCGCAACCGGCAACGTCGCCATCGACCGCTCCGTTCTCGAGCAGTCCGGTCTTTTTGATACGGGATTCCGTCTCTATGGCTGGGAAGATCTTGAACTTGGTGAACGTCTGAGGCAGATGGGTGTGGAGCTCGTTCGCTGTCCTGAAGCTGTCGGCTATCACTGGCATCCCGCGTTCCGGCTTGAGCAAATTCCCGATCTGATTCGTGTGGAGAAAGAGCGCGCGCGGATGGGCCTTGTCTTCTACAGAAAGCATCCCAGTCGCCGAGTACGCATGATTATTCAGTTCACTTGGATGCACAGGGTTCTCTGGTCCGTTTTGACCCTGGGAGGTTTGGTCAATGAGCGATCACTCAAGCCGCTTCTCTCCTGGCTCATCCATCGAGGACAGCCCTCTCTGGCCCTCGAACTTCTGCGCCTCCCCTTGAACCGACTGGGCGTTGAGGCTCTCTACAGCGAGGCCAGGGCCAACGGTCTGCATTAA
- the devC gene encoding ABC transporter permease DevC, producing MSGGFWSSRGIPLASLMLIRQPVRLAVALAGISFAGILMFMQLGFRDGLFDASVTVHRLFDADIVLISPRSTSSVSMAGFPKRRLVQTMALPEVEGITPVNWNLLLWRNPETRGTRSILALGFEPGDPLFTDPTLSPKAKKLTQKGRVLFDEKSRPEFGPVAEWFREGRVVESEIAGKRVRVAGLIGLGTSFGADGNLLTSSETFLELLPNTPPGSIEVGLIRLKADADPALAVERLKTLLPDDVSVLTKQGFIDFEQNYWKTGTSIGFIFTLGAAMGFVVGCVIVYQVLYSDVSDHLPEYATLMAMGYRLNTLLGVVVREGLLLALFGYLPAYAAGQGLYLLVRNATQLPVAMDFSRAFTVFTMILIMCMASAGLAMRRLVDADPAEIF from the coding sequence ATGAGCGGTGGATTCTGGTCTAGCCGAGGCATTCCCCTGGCTTCACTGATGTTGATCCGACAGCCTGTGCGCTTGGCTGTTGCTCTAGCTGGAATCAGTTTTGCTGGAATCCTGATGTTCATGCAGTTGGGATTCAGAGACGGATTGTTTGATGCCAGTGTCACTGTGCATCGCTTATTTGATGCCGACATTGTTCTAATCAGCCCGCGTTCTACCAGTTCGGTGAGTATGGCTGGCTTTCCTAAAAGGCGGCTTGTACAGACCATGGCGCTTCCGGAAGTGGAAGGCATTACTCCTGTGAACTGGAATCTTCTCCTCTGGAGAAATCCTGAAACCCGTGGAACTCGATCCATTCTTGCTCTCGGCTTCGAACCTGGTGATCCTTTATTTACCGATCCGACTTTGTCGCCCAAAGCCAAGAAGCTCACTCAAAAAGGCAGAGTTCTGTTTGATGAAAAATCGCGTCCTGAGTTCGGGCCTGTTGCTGAGTGGTTCCGCGAAGGTCGCGTTGTGGAAAGCGAAATTGCTGGCAAGCGTGTTCGTGTTGCCGGCCTGATTGGACTTGGAACGTCCTTCGGTGCCGATGGAAATCTCCTGACCAGCAGCGAAACATTCCTTGAACTGCTCCCCAACACGCCCCCTGGAAGCATTGAGGTGGGATTGATTCGCCTCAAGGCCGATGCAGACCCTGCATTGGCTGTGGAGCGCTTAAAGACCTTGCTCCCAGATGACGTCTCCGTTTTGACAAAACAAGGCTTCATCGATTTTGAGCAGAATTATTGGAAAACCGGTACTTCGATTGGCTTCATCTTCACCCTCGGAGCCGCCATGGGTTTCGTGGTGGGGTGTGTGATCGTTTACCAGGTGCTCTATTCCGATGTGAGTGATCACCTGCCTGAATACGCCACGTTGATGGCAATGGGATATCGCCTCAACACACTTCTCGGCGTTGTGGTTCGTGAAGGATTACTGCTTGCTCTCTTCGGATATCTGCCGGCCTATGCCGCCGGCCAAGGTCTGTACCTGCTCGTTAGGAATGCAACCCAGCTTCCTGTTGCCATGGATTTCAGCCGAGCTTTCACAGTGTTCACCATGATTTTGATTATGTGCATGGCGTCGGCGGGATTGGCGATGCGTCGCCTCGTGGATGCTGACCCGGCGGAGATCTTCTGA
- a CDS encoding pitrilysin family protein: MGLCHGTLTAISSGPLLEYFTFTNGSTLVSADLPGASLICLDFWCRGGSFWEQSGEEGMAHFLEHMVFKGSERLQPGDFDRQIEALGGSSNAATGFDDVHFHVLVPPKETSAALDLLLDLVLHPSLDEGSFSMEREVVLEEIAQYRDQPDDLVFQKVLERCFPKHPYGRPVLGIDSSLKGMNPQGMRRYHQRRYQGPNCCLAVAGAIPTDLISQVRGSALTALSNGADPSLPNPPGEGSRSTEQLPFQSGRECHGFPRLESARLVMVWPTAAASDPIGVAGADLATTILSEGRRSRLVQRLREDLQIVESIDMDVTTLEQGSLVMLEACCPEEQLERVEQEINQELLRSAEEPMLEEERSRALQLVGNGYRFSLEAPGSVAACAGSQAVWGRQRQLLEPLNDLELWSATALQEQVMQRLQPDQAFTLIARPAETT; encoded by the coding sequence ATGGGACTTTGCCACGGGACCCTGACAGCGATCTCATCCGGTCCTCTACTGGAATACTTCACTTTCACAAACGGCAGCACCCTGGTGTCCGCAGATCTTCCGGGAGCCAGTCTCATCTGCCTTGATTTCTGGTGCCGGGGGGGCAGCTTCTGGGAACAGAGCGGTGAAGAGGGCATGGCTCACTTTCTCGAGCACATGGTGTTCAAGGGGAGTGAACGGTTGCAACCAGGTGATTTCGACCGCCAAATCGAAGCTCTCGGCGGCAGCAGCAACGCCGCCACCGGTTTCGATGACGTGCACTTCCATGTTCTTGTTCCACCCAAGGAAACATCAGCAGCGTTGGACCTGTTGCTTGATCTGGTCCTGCATCCCTCCCTCGATGAAGGTTCGTTCTCCATGGAGCGTGAGGTGGTTCTGGAGGAAATTGCCCAGTACCGCGATCAACCCGATGATCTGGTGTTTCAGAAAGTGCTGGAACGCTGCTTCCCCAAACACCCCTATGGGCGCCCGGTTCTGGGAATCGACTCCAGCCTGAAAGGAATGAACCCCCAGGGAATGCGTCGCTATCACCAACGCCGCTACCAGGGTCCGAACTGCTGCCTTGCCGTAGCTGGAGCCATTCCTACTGACCTGATCAGCCAAGTCCGGGGGAGCGCGCTCACAGCATTGAGCAACGGGGCTGATCCCTCACTTCCGAACCCGCCTGGCGAAGGCAGCCGCTCAACGGAGCAGCTGCCTTTTCAAAGCGGAAGGGAATGCCACGGATTTCCCAGGCTTGAGTCTGCGCGCTTAGTGATGGTCTGGCCAACCGCTGCAGCTTCCGATCCAATCGGAGTAGCAGGAGCAGACTTAGCGACGACGATTCTGTCTGAAGGTCGCAGGAGCCGGCTGGTGCAACGTCTCCGCGAAGATCTGCAGATCGTCGAATCCATCGACATGGACGTGACGACACTCGAGCAGGGAAGCCTGGTGATGCTGGAGGCATGCTGCCCGGAAGAACAGTTGGAACGGGTTGAACAGGAGATCAATCAGGAACTGCTGCGCAGCGCCGAGGAACCGATGCTGGAGGAGGAACGGAGCCGGGCTCTGCAACTTGTGGGCAATGGCTACCGCTTCAGCCTTGAAGCCCCGGGATCGGTGGCGGCCTGCGCAGGCTCTCAGGCCGTTTGGGGGCGGCAGCGGCAGCTGCTTGAACCACTCAACGATCTCGAACTGTGGAGTGCGACGGCTCTGCAGGAGCAAGTGATGCAACGACTCCAGCCAGACCAGGCGTTCACCTTGATCGCCCGCCCTGCGGAAACAACATGA
- a CDS encoding DevA family ABC transporter ATP-binding protein has protein sequence MSSSALSESIHKPGSRQELSVRISGLSHWYGKGSNRRQVLQGVDLEIAAGEVVLLTGPSGCGKTTLLTLIGALRQVQQGDVRVFGQQLQGARRGQRQRLRRRIGMIFQGHNLLRCLTAEQNVQMGADLLPGFSYRGRRDQARQWLRAVGLDDELGKLPHDLSGGQKQRVAIARALAARPKLLLADEPTAALDSATGREVVELLKRLAREQSCSVLMVTHDPRILDVADRLVRMEDGRLFQAIE, from the coding sequence ATGTCAAGCAGCGCGCTTTCAGAGTCGATCCACAAGCCAGGCTCTCGACAGGAGCTCAGTGTGCGTATCAGTGGCTTGAGTCACTGGTACGGAAAGGGTTCGAACCGTCGGCAGGTGTTGCAGGGAGTTGATCTAGAGATCGCTGCCGGTGAAGTGGTGCTTCTGACAGGGCCATCCGGATGTGGAAAGACCACGCTGCTCACGTTGATCGGAGCTTTGCGTCAAGTGCAGCAGGGCGACGTTCGCGTGTTCGGTCAGCAGTTGCAGGGAGCTAGACGGGGCCAGCGGCAGAGGCTTCGGCGCCGGATCGGGATGATCTTTCAGGGCCACAATCTTCTCCGTTGCCTCACAGCCGAGCAGAACGTTCAGATGGGTGCCGATCTTCTCCCCGGATTCAGTTATCGGGGCCGGCGTGATCAAGCCAGGCAGTGGTTGCGTGCTGTTGGCCTGGACGATGAACTCGGCAAACTCCCCCACGATCTCTCAGGGGGACAGAAACAGCGCGTCGCCATTGCCCGAGCGCTTGCCGCCAGGCCCAAACTCTTGCTGGCTGATGAACCCACGGCCGCTCTCGACAGCGCAACGGGGCGAGAAGTGGTGGAATTGTTGAAACGTTTGGCGAGGGAACAATCCTGTTCCGTCCTCATGGTTACCCACGATCCCAGGATTCTCGATGTGGCCGATCGTTTGGTGCGGATGGAAGATGGCCGCCTTTTTCAGGCCATTGAGTAG
- a CDS encoding HlyD family efflux transporter periplasmic adaptor subunit: protein MSRRAMWIGAGTLSFLVIVGTVVYLQRPATVVAEAPQTDVPRPPEAVAALGRLRPLGEIRRLAAPVSGFGGTPRVSKLLVNEGDAITRGQVLAVFDSRPQIEADLSALDAQIRSVETEIPLLRRQVLRYSQAAKVGAASMVILEEKQNALTLSQRKRIELIAERRILEADLADSELKSPIDGTVLKLHARVGERPGADGVLEVGASQSMEALIEVYESDINRIAVDDPVTLVSENGGFEGSLTGRVERISPQVRQREVLSTNPTGDADARVVEVQVSLDRDSARRVETLAGLKVIARFKAP from the coding sequence ATGTCGCGTCGGGCGATGTGGATCGGGGCGGGTACGCTCTCGTTCCTCGTCATCGTTGGGACTGTTGTTTATCTCCAACGGCCTGCCACTGTTGTCGCGGAGGCTCCTCAGACCGATGTGCCCCGACCACCGGAGGCTGTGGCGGCTCTGGGACGACTTCGCCCTCTTGGAGAGATTCGCCGCCTTGCGGCACCGGTCAGCGGCTTCGGAGGCACCCCCCGAGTTTCGAAGCTTCTGGTGAATGAGGGGGATGCGATCACCCGTGGCCAGGTGCTGGCTGTCTTCGATAGCCGCCCCCAGATTGAAGCTGATCTTTCGGCTCTTGATGCTCAGATTCGCTCTGTGGAGACGGAAATTCCTTTGCTTCGCCGACAGGTATTGCGCTATTCACAGGCTGCCAAAGTTGGCGCCGCTTCGATGGTGATTCTTGAAGAGAAGCAGAACGCCTTGACGTTGTCTCAACGTAAGCGCATCGAGCTGATCGCCGAACGTCGCATCCTTGAAGCCGACCTGGCGGACAGTGAACTGAAGTCTCCGATCGATGGCACCGTGCTCAAATTGCATGCCAGGGTCGGGGAGCGTCCCGGTGCCGATGGTGTGCTCGAAGTGGGCGCCAGCCAGTCGATGGAGGCCTTGATTGAGGTGTATGAATCCGACATCAACCGGATTGCTGTTGATGATCCGGTGACGCTTGTTAGCGAGAACGGTGGATTTGAAGGAAGCCTCACGGGGCGCGTCGAACGCATCAGCCCCCAGGTGAGACAACGGGAGGTTTTGTCCACGAACCCCACAGGTGATGCCGATGCCAGGGTTGTCGAGGTTCAGGTGAGCCTTGATCGCGATTCGGCACGTCGGGTTGAAACGTTGGCTGGTCTGAAAGTGATTGCTCGCTTCAAAGCCCCATGA
- a CDS encoding DUF3148 domain-containing protein — protein sequence MTVSIGDHVRLLRAQPYLKTADPMPMLRPPDLVDLDDVGIVVSLLPAETVAVRFSRGTFLLAVDALSLVDNQASS from the coding sequence ATGACCGTTTCCATTGGTGACCATGTGCGACTGCTCCGCGCCCAGCCCTACCTGAAGACAGCGGATCCGATGCCGATGCTCCGTCCTCCCGATCTCGTGGATCTCGATGACGTCGGCATCGTTGTTTCTCTGCTCCCTGCAGAAACCGTCGCAGTGCGTTTCTCCCGCGGAACATTTCTCTTGGCGGTTGATGCGTTGTCCCTTGTCGACAATCAAGCGTCAAGTTGA
- a CDS encoding phycocyanobilin:ferredoxin oxidoreductase — MPESSSGPELHPLLVSLADRIRRCREGLPELQDRAIPADLEEIIGSLDGEALFIRNEVHSCRGLRKMHLETARLGVGLQILHCVFFPDPRFDLPVFGADIVASPAGISAAIVDLSPVGEHLPAAIDAGLSNIDIPAFEQVRDLPAWATIFSPFVCFIRPANRVEQDWFVALVETYLSILSRAVECAQPSEASDPLTIARYHGQVSYCQQQKRNDKTRRVLEKAFGTNWADRYIEELLFDEPACP; from the coding sequence ATGCCTGAGTCCTCGAGTGGCCCGGAGCTTCATCCGTTGCTGGTGTCCCTGGCCGATCGCATCCGTCGGTGTCGTGAGGGCCTTCCCGAGTTACAGGACCGCGCGATTCCTGCGGATCTCGAGGAGATCATCGGCAGTCTTGATGGGGAGGCTTTGTTCATCCGCAATGAGGTGCACAGCTGTCGCGGACTGCGCAAGATGCATCTCGAAACGGCCCGACTCGGAGTCGGCCTGCAGATTCTCCACTGCGTGTTCTTCCCTGACCCACGCTTCGATCTTCCTGTGTTCGGAGCTGACATCGTTGCCAGTCCAGCCGGCATTTCCGCGGCCATCGTTGATCTTTCTCCCGTTGGTGAGCACCTTCCTGCTGCGATCGACGCAGGCCTCAGCAACATCGACATTCCTGCCTTTGAACAGGTTCGTGATCTCCCTGCCTGGGCCACGATTTTTTCACCATTCGTGTGCTTTATCAGACCTGCCAATCGCGTCGAACAGGATTGGTTTGTGGCGCTTGTTGAGACCTACCTGAGCATCTTGAGTCGTGCTGTGGAGTGTGCACAACCATCGGAGGCCAGCGATCCGCTTACGATTGCCCGATACCACGGGCAGGTGTCGTATTGCCAGCAACAGAAACGCAACGACAAAACCCGGCGGGTTCTGGAGAAAGCCTTCGGAACGAACTGGGCCGATCGGTACATCGAAGAGCTTCTTTTCGACGAACCAGCCTGCCCTTGA